A genomic window from Fibrobacterota bacterium includes:
- a CDS encoding FMN-binding protein, with amino-acid sequence MADVALDARTAEKARLALHRIFGAASQATPDLLETKYGKRPAWRIRAQGGGIAGAAMVDEVPGKSERITILVASGPDGRLMDLEVLAYRESYGGEVAQDAWRAQFRGKKPGDPLKVGRQIRNISGATISTNSVSAGVARCLPVLSGLVGVP; translated from the coding sequence ATGGCGGACGTCGCCTTGGATGCACGCACGGCCGAGAAGGCGCGGCTCGCGCTGCACCGGATCTTCGGCGCGGCTTCGCAGGCGACGCCGGATCTTCTCGAGACAAAATACGGCAAACGTCCCGCCTGGAGGATCCGTGCGCAGGGGGGTGGGATCGCCGGTGCCGCGATGGTGGACGAGGTTCCGGGCAAGAGCGAGCGGATCACCATCCTGGTGGCGTCCGGTCCCGACGGACGCCTGATGGACCTCGAAGTCCTCGCCTATCGGGAGTCGTACGGGGGCGAAGTGGCCCAGGATGCCTGGCGTGCGCAGTTTCGCGGCAAGAAACCCGGCGATCCACTGAAGGTCGGTCGCCAGATCCGCAACATCAGCGGCGCCACCATATCAACAAATTCCGTCAGCGCGGGCGTGGCTCGCTGCCTTCCCGTGCTTTCCGGATTGGTGGGAGTTCCATGA
- a CDS encoding class I SAM-dependent methyltransferase, translating to MKARDSGMPAAQWWNTFFDAQGVLDALVPEGGACRVVEFGSGYGTFTFPLAKRTGTVVVALDIEPDLVQALGEHPGVEARLRDFVADGTGEADASADHALLYNILHIEDPVALLAESWRILRPGATVSVIHWRRDIETPRGPSLDIRPSPDQCSRWMIEAGFTEVHQVDLSPWAPWHYGLVGHRPQSANLAEGA from the coding sequence ATGAAGGCACGTGACAGCGGAATGCCTGCCGCCCAATGGTGGAACACCTTCTTCGATGCCCAGGGAGTCCTGGATGCGCTGGTACCGGAAGGCGGAGCCTGCAGGGTCGTGGAATTTGGTTCTGGATACGGCACCTTCACCTTCCCGCTGGCGAAGAGGACGGGTACTGTCGTCGTCGCCCTGGACATCGAGCCCGACTTGGTCCAGGCGCTTGGCGAGCATCCGGGAGTGGAAGCTCGCCTTCGCGATTTCGTCGCCGACGGCACCGGCGAGGCCGATGCTTCGGCCGACCACGCCCTGCTCTACAACATCCTGCACATCGAAGACCCGGTCGCGCTACTCGCCGAATCGTGGCGGATATTGCGGCCTGGTGCGACGGTTTCCGTCATCCATTGGCGTCGCGACATCGAGACTCCCCGAGGTCCGTCGCTGGACATCCGACCCTCGCCGGACCAGTGCAGTCGCTGGATGATCGAAGCCGGATTCACCGAGGTGCATCAGGTGGATCTTTCCCCTTGGGCGCCCTGGCACTACGGCCTGGTCGGGCACCGTCCGCAATCGGCCAACCTCGCGGAGGGCGCCTGA
- a CDS encoding efflux RND transporter periplasmic adaptor subunit, which produces MNRLTIVAISCLVGGGLLGWTGSRLIGAEHEEHAEEHGKEKIAGPENGHDDHKDEAREGEKHEDEEPAGHDEHGDAGHDDEHGGESAEPGVIADSMLAPAGIALDSVRPATLAQVVALPGRIRNDPSRVFVATARFPGVLRSFGLKAGAKVKTGDLVARIESDATLEPYEIRAPRAGTVLHTEATEGQVVASGQILAEIADLGSVLAELKVGSGDYARLRVGQPVTVTMHGDEAGKRSTVTALLPQVDPATQMRTAQAKLDNSRGVYGDGLFVQGLVETGRFAAALTVPLASVQTSKGKTVVYVREGERFEERLVTTGKKDVERIEVLSGLKRGERVAAIGSFVVKADLGKSEAEHAH; this is translated from the coding sequence ATGAACAGGTTGACGATCGTCGCGATTTCGTGTTTGGTCGGTGGCGGCCTTTTGGGCTGGACCGGCTCGAGGCTCATCGGTGCCGAGCATGAGGAACACGCCGAAGAACACGGCAAGGAAAAGATCGCGGGCCCGGAAAATGGCCACGACGACCACAAGGATGAAGCCCGCGAAGGCGAAAAACACGAAGACGAGGAGCCTGCGGGCCACGACGAGCATGGGGATGCCGGTCACGACGACGAACACGGCGGGGAGAGCGCCGAACCGGGTGTCATCGCCGATTCCATGCTGGCTCCAGCGGGCATCGCCCTCGACTCCGTCCGGCCAGCCACGCTCGCGCAGGTGGTGGCCCTGCCTGGAAGGATCCGCAACGACCCCTCGCGCGTTTTCGTCGCGACCGCCCGCTTTCCGGGAGTTCTCAGGAGCTTCGGACTGAAGGCGGGTGCCAAGGTGAAAACCGGCGATCTGGTGGCTCGCATCGAAAGCGATGCGACCCTGGAGCCCTACGAGATCCGCGCGCCGCGCGCTGGAACGGTCCTGCACACGGAAGCGACCGAAGGGCAGGTTGTTGCGTCTGGACAGATTTTGGCCGAGATCGCGGATCTGGGATCGGTGCTTGCCGAACTCAAGGTCGGCAGCGGGGATTACGCGAGGTTGCGCGTCGGTCAACCGGTGACGGTGACGATGCACGGAGATGAAGCAGGCAAGCGTTCGACCGTGACAGCGCTCCTCCCGCAGGTGGATCCGGCCACGCAGATGCGCACCGCACAGGCGAAACTCGACAATTCCCGTGGTGTGTACGGCGATGGCCTGTTCGTGCAGGGGTTGGTGGAGACCGGGCGTTTCGCGGCCGCGCTCACCGTTCCGCTGGCCAGCGTGCAGACTTCCAAAGGGAAAACGGTGGTCTATGTGCGCGAGGGCGAGCGTTTCGAAGAACGGCTTGTGACCACGGGCAAGAAGGACGTGGAGCGCATCGAGGTGTTGTCCGGATTGAAGCGAGGGGAACGCGTGGCCGCGATCGGCAGCTTTGTGGTCAAGGCCGACCTTGGCAAGAGCGAGGCCGAACATGCACACTGA
- a CDS encoding right-handed parallel beta-helix repeat-containing protein, producing the protein MKFTGTSTLAIALLAAHCAAAAVSPWIDSSFVLFWRAPVRAHPGVPLDFQFSVYEADNRALSWSLLDAPPGMTISVEGEVDWTPSPSDTGTREMGVRVTRDDGAVREHRFRLTTGTKDFLFVSPLGDDAATGTIDKPLRTLEKAMRSIKGADGKTVYARDGIYHETFQWEYDGRKAPFGFVKFPENDYVEIRSFPDERAILDCGPGGGGLWAFGPSHVVFSNMVVRNASRGENAGVLLGGDSCMAFRMEVHDSHWATADNCTGFKIQGGTGNVIDRCVAHDNRDTANDHWNNTNYLIYNDGDSGVIHVLNSVSWGTNTGFKIKHAGPKRLILHNNRSIGDGIGFGVGSRHSSIRHCVSQNNGGGIVLGLADPNEYTNDSILAEHNTVIDPTGWGIQIQHTYFTKGVILKRNLVAGRKVAPGSGEDEHRLFGAWIYDKNALTYPMVLDSNLYFAPAQANMARLGNTDPNYSWTRWRAATSHDAHSVFADPAFVDTSEGRWIPGATSPARFSDGTYAGAFAPATGVGLRPRADQRIADWRTLPAQAPLRILDIHGVGIWSGTVEDFLARKTRASNPAIGIVVWPCPNSVQCATALWL; encoded by the coding sequence ATGAAATTCACCGGAACCTCCACCCTCGCCATCGCCCTCCTGGCGGCACACTGCGCCGCCGCCGCCGTGTCCCCTTGGATCGATTCCTCCTTCGTGCTGTTCTGGCGCGCCCCGGTGCGGGCCCATCCGGGGGTGCCGTTGGATTTCCAGTTCAGCGTGTACGAAGCCGACAACCGAGCCCTCTCGTGGTCGCTCCTGGACGCGCCGCCGGGAATGACGATTTCCGTCGAAGGCGAGGTCGACTGGACCCCCTCGCCGTCGGACACCGGCACCCGCGAAATGGGGGTGCGCGTGACGCGCGACGATGGAGCCGTGCGCGAGCACAGATTCCGTCTGACCACGGGCACCAAGGATTTCCTGTTCGTCTCGCCCCTTGGCGACGACGCCGCCACCGGAACCATCGACAAGCCCCTGCGCACCCTGGAAAAAGCCATGCGGTCCATCAAGGGAGCCGACGGGAAGACCGTCTACGCCAGGGATGGTATCTACCATGAGACTTTCCAGTGGGAGTACGACGGCAGGAAGGCCCCCTTCGGCTTCGTGAAATTTCCGGAAAACGACTACGTCGAAATCCGCAGCTTCCCGGACGAACGCGCCATCCTCGACTGTGGTCCAGGCGGTGGAGGTCTGTGGGCCTTCGGCCCCAGCCATGTCGTCTTCTCGAACATGGTCGTCCGAAACGCATCGCGCGGCGAGAACGCGGGGGTCCTCCTGGGTGGCGACAGTTGCATGGCCTTTCGGATGGAAGTCCACGACTCGCATTGGGCCACCGCCGACAACTGCACCGGATTCAAGATCCAGGGCGGCACCGGCAACGTGATCGATCGATGTGTTGCCCACGACAATCGCGACACGGCCAACGACCACTGGAACAACACCAATTACCTGATCTACAACGATGGCGACTCGGGGGTGATCCACGTCCTCAACAGTGTTTCGTGGGGAACCAACACGGGCTTCAAGATCAAGCACGCCGGCCCCAAACGACTGATCCTCCACAACAACCGCTCCATCGGCGACGGCATCGGATTCGGCGTGGGAAGCCGGCATTCCAGCATCCGCCATTGCGTGTCCCAAAACAACGGCGGAGGAATCGTCCTGGGCCTCGCCGACCCCAACGAGTACACCAACGATTCGATCCTGGCCGAACACAACACGGTGATCGACCCCACCGGCTGGGGCATCCAGATCCAGCACACCTATTTCACCAAGGGTGTGATCCTCAAACGCAATCTCGTGGCTGGCCGGAAAGTCGCGCCCGGATCCGGAGAGGACGAACATCGCCTGTTCGGTGCCTGGATCTACGACAAGAACGCATTGACCTACCCCATGGTCCTCGATTCGAATCTCTACTTCGCTCCGGCTCAGGCCAACATGGCAAGATTGGGCAACACCGATCCCAACTACAGCTGGACACGCTGGAGAGCGGCCACTTCCCACGATGCCCATTCGGTGTTCGCCGACCCCGCCTTCGTGGACACTTCGGAGGGTCGCTGGATCCCCGGTGCCACCTCTCCGGCGCGATTTTCCGACGGCACCTACGCCGGTGCGTTCGCTCCCGCCACGGGTGTCGGGCTGAGGCCACGCGCCGACCAGCGCATCGCCGACTGGCGAACCCTTCCCGCGCAGGCTCCGCTGAGGATCCTGGACATCCATGGTGTCGGAATCTGGTCGGGAACGGTGGAGGACTTCCTTGCGAGGAAAACCAGAGCCTCCAATCCAGCGATCGGGATCGTGGTCTGGCCCTGCCCAAATTCCGTCCAATGCGCCACCGCTCTGTGGCTGTGA
- a CDS encoding ferrous iron transport protein A — MSRNLSDLRNGQEAAIRTVGGHFTLSQRLQELGFTPGASVRLVAKAAFGGAMAFQVRGSTIALRRADAACVEI, encoded by the coding sequence ATGAGCCGGAACCTTTCAGACCTTCGCAATGGACAGGAAGCCGCCATCCGCACGGTGGGCGGCCACTTCACACTGAGCCAACGATTGCAGGAATTGGGGTTCACGCCCGGGGCTTCGGTGCGGCTGGTGGCCAAGGCCGCTTTCGGGGGAGCCATGGCCTTCCAGGTCCGAGGCTCCACCATCGCCCTGCGCCGCGCCGATGCGGCCTGCGTCGAAATCTGA
- a CDS encoding 2Fe-2S iron-sulfur cluster binding domain-containing protein has protein sequence MRALFQIADRFLRWWGRVRPARSCVVDGRLVAFRGRTLHDAMTENGIDPGGHCLSGRCGRCRVRYVEGGYRLLGPLGWAGGGEVLACQISPGRTLSVERMGKGRTGKQSRT, from the coding sequence ATGAGAGCGCTTTTCCAGATCGCAGATCGGTTCCTTCGATGGTGGGGGAGAGTCCGACCTGCCCGAAGCTGCGTGGTCGATGGGCGCTTGGTGGCGTTCCGCGGGCGCACTCTCCACGACGCCATGACGGAAAATGGCATCGATCCCGGAGGGCATTGCCTTTCGGGCCGGTGTGGTCGCTGCCGGGTCCGCTACGTGGAGGGAGGATACCGCCTGCTAGGTCCCCTTGGGTGGGCGGGTGGAGGCGAGGTGCTGGCCTGCCAGATTTCGCCAGGCAGAACCTTGTCTGTCGAGCGAATGGGCAAGGGGCGGACGGGAAAGCAATCGCGCACGTGA
- a CDS encoding ferrous iron transporter B — MSDSADAKVVVLLGAPNCGKTSLYNHLTGSRFKTVNYPGATVEYSVGKLRSVGDAPQGSAKSADCHTPGTKPQLEAGSVQIMDTPGIISIVPRSQDEEVALSALTALDSVVGGPHKSPHLLVVLLDATQPARHLPLVREVIKAGFPTVVALTMNDLARRKGWDLDPNQLSRLLGIPVVEIDGRAGIGLPDLISSIEVMLPETPATARIPTDLSDEQIQDNFRWADDIAARSIRNGSADPAKVNPGLGRIDQVVLHPVLGLVIFAAVMTGLFWSVFSAAGPFMDLTETVFGWLGAQLGSVLPDGWLKGLLVDGIIAGLGAVFVFVPQIAILFLALGLLEDSGYLARGAMIVDRLLSAIGLNGKSFVPLLSGAACAIPAAMAARTIPGRRERYLTLLVIPLMSCSARLPVWGLLLGFLVPPDRPLVGGLALTGIYLASLVFASAVAVVGGKILRIEPSHTGFQVELPLWRPPTFRTVVVSSWDRTVSYVKRAGLTILAVSVAFWVFMTFPSPENSAMMMLGKLLDPLFAPMGLDWKVGVALIAAFAAREVFVSALAVVYSVQGAEESTDGLLSAMRNATFDGTATPVFTVSSVMGLIVFFLIALQCLTTVAVMRKEVSNRFAFGQMAGFVLLAWILATATVQGLRLVGVP; from the coding sequence ATGTCCGACTCCGCCGATGCCAAGGTCGTTGTCTTGCTGGGGGCTCCCAATTGCGGGAAGACCAGCTTGTACAACCACCTGACCGGATCTCGATTCAAGACGGTCAACTACCCCGGTGCCACGGTGGAATACTCGGTGGGAAAATTGCGCTCGGTGGGCGATGCGCCCCAAGGCTCCGCCAAGTCTGCCGACTGCCACACCCCCGGAACCAAGCCTCAACTGGAGGCCGGATCTGTCCAGATCATGGACACTCCCGGAATCATTTCGATCGTACCTCGCTCCCAAGACGAAGAAGTCGCGCTGTCGGCACTCACCGCCTTGGATTCTGTGGTTGGCGGACCCCACAAATCGCCTCACCTGTTGGTGGTGCTCCTGGACGCCACCCAGCCCGCTCGGCACCTGCCCTTGGTGCGCGAGGTGATCAAGGCGGGTTTTCCCACCGTGGTGGCGCTCACCATGAACGATCTGGCCCGTCGCAAGGGGTGGGATCTTGATCCGAACCAACTGTCGCGTCTGCTCGGGATCCCTGTGGTGGAAATCGATGGCAGGGCCGGGATCGGTTTGCCGGATCTGATCTCGAGCATCGAGGTGATGCTTCCTGAAACTCCGGCCACGGCCCGGATCCCCACCGACCTCTCCGACGAACAGATCCAGGACAATTTCCGTTGGGCAGACGACATCGCCGCCCGCTCGATCCGCAACGGTTCGGCCGATCCGGCCAAAGTCAATCCGGGCCTGGGACGCATCGATCAGGTGGTGCTGCACCCCGTGCTCGGATTGGTGATCTTCGCGGCGGTGATGACGGGCCTTTTCTGGTCGGTTTTTTCGGCCGCCGGTCCTTTCATGGACCTCACCGAAACGGTTTTTGGGTGGCTGGGCGCTCAACTCGGGTCGGTGCTGCCGGACGGCTGGCTCAAGGGACTCCTGGTGGATGGAATCATCGCCGGACTGGGTGCGGTCTTCGTGTTCGTGCCGCAGATCGCGATCCTGTTTCTAGCACTGGGATTGCTGGAAGACTCCGGTTACCTCGCCCGCGGCGCGATGATCGTGGACCGCCTGCTTTCGGCGATCGGACTCAACGGAAAATCCTTCGTGCCGCTGCTTTCCGGGGCCGCCTGCGCGATCCCCGCCGCGATGGCCGCCCGCACGATTCCGGGACGTCGCGAACGCTATCTGACACTTCTTGTCATACCCCTCATGAGCTGTTCGGCGCGGCTTCCGGTGTGGGGTCTGCTCCTGGGATTTCTCGTGCCGCCGGATCGTCCGTTGGTGGGCGGCTTGGCCTTGACGGGCATCTACCTGGCCAGCCTGGTCTTCGCCTCGGCCGTGGCCGTGGTGGGCGGCAAGATCCTGCGCATCGAACCCTCTCACACGGGGTTCCAGGTGGAGCTTCCCCTTTGGCGCCCCCCCACCTTCCGGACCGTGGTGGTCTCCTCCTGGGACCGCACGGTGAGCTACGTGAAGCGCGCGGGACTCACCATCCTGGCCGTGTCGGTGGCTTTCTGGGTATTCATGACCTTCCCCTCGCCGGAAAACTCGGCCATGATGATGCTGGGCAAGCTCCTGGACCCGTTGTTCGCGCCGATGGGACTGGACTGGAAGGTCGGCGTGGCGCTCATCGCCGCCTTCGCCGCTCGCGAAGTGTTCGTGTCGGCCCTGGCCGTTGTGTATTCGGTGCAAGGCGCCGAAGAATCCACCGACGGCCTGTTGTCGGCCATGCGCAACGCCACCTTCGACGGAACCGCCACGCCGGTCTTCACGGTCTCCAGCGTGATGGGCTTGATCGTGTTCTTCCTGATCGCGCTCCAGTGCCTGACCACCGTGGCGGTCATGCGCAAGGAAGTCTCCAACCGCTTCGCCTTTGGACAGATGGCGGGTTTCGTTCTGTTGGCCTGGATCCTGGCAACCGCGACCGTGCAGGGACTCAGGCTGGTCGGGGTGCCCTGA
- a CDS encoding DUF2589 domain-containing protein — protein sequence MGTVSSEMNALQLDEIIGSTLSSVVRAQGMMSSQLAEFIEKVGFEPAEAGKAPKVRTFSFSFNRSELNQTTGAMDNKVVTAELPLLSILSLPSMAVDEATIDFELKVVAHDEPAVAAAPKAIGKLGQREEPRKLYTVQARKTPVRQADGSKTVESTGSLKVKVVVRRQETMGLQKIQALLDSATKES from the coding sequence ATGGGAACCGTATCCAGCGAAATGAACGCGCTGCAACTCGACGAGATCATCGGGTCCACCCTTTCTTCCGTGGTGAGAGCCCAGGGCATGATGTCCTCGCAGTTGGCCGAATTCATCGAAAAGGTCGGATTCGAGCCTGCGGAAGCAGGCAAGGCCCCCAAGGTCCGCACCTTCAGTTTCTCGTTCAATCGATCGGAGCTGAACCAGACCACAGGTGCGATGGATAACAAGGTTGTGACGGCGGAGCTTCCTCTGCTTTCCATCCTGTCGCTGCCGAGCATGGCTGTCGACGAAGCCACCATCGATTTCGAGCTCAAGGTGGTGGCCCACGACGAACCGGCCGTCGCCGCCGCCCCGAAAGCCATCGGAAAACTGGGCCAGCGGGAGGAACCTCGCAAGCTGTACACCGTCCAGGCGCGAAAGACGCCTGTCCGTCAGGCCGACGGGTCAAAAACCGTCGAGAGCACTGGCTCCCTCAAGGTGAAGGTCGTGGTCCGACGTCAGGAAACCATGGGCCTCCAGAAAATCCAGGCCTTGCTGGACTCGGCCACGAAGGAATCCTGA
- a CDS encoding TolC family protein: MRPIALAMGGLLATLAHAQDNSWEQIRKGVLAHPGLEHARKMLEERKSEGQWAGRLPAPRVELELENFAGSGSAAGLGGSSFGLWAGSDYRLGDVREREKELAAAEVAIQALDTLRARRELLVAARGVWDRWRQERWRAGLLDSLGSQADALADQLEKGRKVGRIAPWEVSVARAESARWRMNAQAHRHNATVQWRRLAAWGAGVEEPGWAPAPAIDSTNIVGNPALDSMVLEAERTRARVQAALLQAQDLPVVSGAVGVLRDQSNGDVGLGVRVSLPLGPWKRTGIETARARHQAAALERSIGLAVRERENRRIGLQGEWMAALAGLRSWESQVIPARESGLNLVEVSHAAGAVDASAVWAVRKELWEARIERLERSIRVQEIQRELKILEGTEP; this comes from the coding sequence ATGCGACCGATCGCGTTGGCGATGGGCGGCCTGTTGGCTACCCTGGCACATGCCCAGGACAATTCTTGGGAACAAATTCGGAAGGGAGTGCTGGCACATCCGGGACTGGAGCATGCCCGCAAGATGTTGGAAGAACGGAAGTCGGAAGGACAGTGGGCGGGCCGACTTCCGGCTCCTCGCGTGGAACTGGAATTGGAAAACTTCGCGGGTAGCGGCAGTGCCGCTGGCTTGGGTGGTTCCAGTTTCGGGCTCTGGGCGGGTAGCGACTACCGGCTTGGCGACGTCCGGGAGCGCGAGAAGGAGCTTGCCGCGGCGGAAGTGGCGATCCAGGCGTTGGATACGCTCCGCGCTCGGCGCGAGCTGCTCGTGGCGGCCCGCGGTGTATGGGATCGATGGCGCCAGGAGCGCTGGAGGGCGGGCTTGCTGGATTCCTTGGGGTCGCAAGCCGATGCCTTGGCGGATCAATTGGAGAAAGGGCGCAAGGTGGGGCGCATCGCGCCGTGGGAAGTTTCCGTGGCGCGGGCGGAAAGCGCCCGTTGGCGCATGAACGCCCAGGCGCATCGCCACAACGCGACCGTGCAATGGAGGCGGTTGGCCGCATGGGGTGCCGGAGTCGAGGAGCCCGGGTGGGCTCCGGCTCCCGCGATCGATTCGACAAATATTGTCGGAAATCCGGCCCTGGACTCCATGGTCCTGGAAGCGGAACGCACCCGTGCCCGGGTGCAGGCCGCGTTGCTGCAAGCGCAGGATCTTCCGGTGGTTTCGGGTGCGGTGGGGGTGCTGCGCGATCAATCGAACGGGGATGTGGGACTTGGTGTGCGGGTTTCCCTGCCCCTTGGGCCGTGGAAGCGCACGGGCATCGAAACGGCCAGGGCCCGGCATCAAGCGGCGGCACTGGAGCGGAGCATCGGGCTTGCGGTCCGGGAACGAGAGAACAGACGTATTGGGCTGCAAGGCGAATGGATGGCCGCGTTGGCCGGTTTGCGATCGTGGGAAAGCCAGGTGATCCCTGCGCGGGAGTCCGGGTTGAATCTGGTGGAGGTGTCGCATGCCGCCGGCGCGGTGGATGCCTCCGCCGTTTGGGCGGTGCGCAAGGAATTGTGGGAGGCCCGGATCGAACGATTGGAGAGGTCGATCCGCGTGCAGGAAATTCAACGGGAACTGAAAATTTTGGAAGGGACCGAACCATGA
- a CDS encoding FAD:protein FMN transferase has product MNRRQFLITLAGAAGAVALAPRWVRREEPDSGELVHHASWIMGQIANIWIQTDRPDQAGEAVSAAFQAMRKVESTLSLFDPSSELRAFLDGKPGRVFRASPVLHRSLENSAREWRHTEGAFDPCAMPGRPSNGPGDFLRAEGGPILPSREASLDFGGIGCGIALDEAGRELRRRGMDRALLELSGDFLALDPPQGWMGWPMVASDPWTGAPSQAGFDLARAGLATSSTVERRSILDPRDGSVAKRLAQATVVAPTATQADAWSTALVVRAAEGIGPRRAEFDYQGRLVLI; this is encoded by the coding sequence GTGAACAGGAGACAATTTCTGATCACCCTGGCCGGCGCCGCCGGGGCGGTGGCCCTCGCACCCCGGTGGGTTCGCCGCGAAGAACCCGATTCCGGGGAACTCGTGCACCACGCTTCGTGGATCATGGGGCAGATCGCCAACATCTGGATCCAGACCGACCGTCCCGACCAGGCCGGGGAGGCCGTCAGCGCGGCCTTCCAGGCGATGCGGAAGGTCGAGTCGACCCTGTCCCTCTTCGATCCGTCCTCCGAGCTGCGGGCGTTTCTGGATGGAAAACCCGGACGGGTATTCCGGGCATCGCCAGTGCTTCACCGATCGTTGGAAAATTCCGCGAGGGAGTGGCGACATACAGAAGGGGCGTTCGATCCTTGCGCGATGCCTGGACGACCCTCGAACGGCCCTGGAGACTTCCTTCGAGCGGAGGGTGGACCGATCCTGCCAAGCAGGGAGGCCAGCCTCGATTTCGGCGGGATCGGGTGCGGGATCGCCTTGGATGAAGCCGGTCGGGAACTGCGTCGGAGAGGCATGGACAGGGCTTTGCTGGAACTGTCCGGAGATTTCCTGGCCCTGGATCCGCCACAAGGTTGGATGGGTTGGCCGATGGTCGCCTCCGATCCCTGGACGGGTGCGCCTTCGCAGGCCGGGTTCGACCTGGCTAGGGCGGGTTTGGCGACTTCCTCGACGGTCGAGCGGCGATCGATCCTCGATCCGCGCGATGGTTCGGTCGCCAAGCGTCTTGCCCAGGCGACCGTTGTGGCCCCCACCGCCACCCAAGCCGATGCCTGGAGCACGGCGCTGGTCGTGCGCGCCGCGGAGGGAATCGGACCTCGCAGGGCGGAATTCGATTACCAAGGCCGTCTTGTCCTGATTTGA
- a CDS encoding DUF2589 domain-containing protein → MSFIGREMALPMEQIIGGPLQAIIKAQSMAAHTTAEFITNVGLETVGGATKARTVAFSFDRKKVTDTGTESTETVSLNVPLLTILPIPFIRVEQATIDFSCTVASSNIDTSKTNFGLSASASGGFFGVKASLNTSFSTESTHKSEVTRTATLKVQVKAVQDKMPAGLEKILEILQTAITDGSTAAATT, encoded by the coding sequence ATGTCATTCATCGGTAGAGAAATGGCGCTCCCCATGGAGCAGATCATCGGCGGTCCTCTGCAGGCGATCATCAAGGCGCAGTCGATGGCCGCCCACACCACCGCCGAATTCATCACCAACGTCGGACTGGAAACCGTCGGTGGCGCCACCAAGGCGCGCACGGTGGCCTTTTCGTTCGATCGCAAGAAGGTTACCGATACGGGAACCGAGTCAACAGAAACCGTCAGTCTCAACGTACCCCTGCTGACGATCCTTCCGATTCCCTTCATCCGCGTGGAACAAGCCACGATCGATTTCTCCTGCACCGTGGCCAGCTCGAACATCGATACATCCAAGACCAATTTCGGCCTCAGTGCGAGCGCCTCCGGAGGGTTCTTCGGAGTCAAGGCCTCCCTGAACACGTCGTTCAGCACCGAGAGCACCCACAAGAGCGAGGTCACCCGCACCGCCACCCTCAAGGTGCAGGTCAAGGCCGTCCAGGACAAGATGCCCGCCGGTTTGGAAAAGATCCTGGAAATCCTCCAGACCGCCATCACCGACGGCAGCACCGCTGCGGCCACCACCTGA
- a CDS encoding 2Fe-2S iron-sulfur cluster binding domain-containing protein has product MRTGIEAWIRRWWAKVRPSRVCVVDGRQVRFQGRTLHDAMTENGIDPGGRCLSGRCGRCRVRCVQGGYRLLAPAGWLGGGELLACQVSPGRSLSIERIGYPRAH; this is encoded by the coding sequence ATGAGAACGGGAATCGAAGCCTGGATCCGTCGATGGTGGGCGAAAGTCCGGCCATCCCGAGTCTGCGTGGTCGACGGCCGACAAGTGAGATTCCAAGGGAGGACGCTCCACGATGCCATGACGGAAAATGGCATCGATCCCGGAGGCCGTTGTTTGTCGGGCAGGTGTGGTCGTTGCCGTGTCCGCTGCGTGCAGGGCGGATACCGCCTGCTGGCACCGGCCGGTTGGCTGGGAGGAGGCGAACTCCTGGCCTGCCAGGTCTCCCCCGGCCGATCCCTTTCGATCGAACGGATCGGATATCCGCGGGCGCACTGA